In the genome of Lactuca sativa cultivar Salinas chromosome 3, Lsat_Salinas_v11, whole genome shotgun sequence, the window GGTGCATGGGCTTTTTAGCGTATATAGTGGATACGCAGGTTATCACTAAGAGGCCGATTTCTATTTCCGATGTTCCACTAGTATGTGATTTCCGGGATGTTTTACCCGAGGAATTGtagggtgtgcctcctgagaggcaagtggagtttcagaTCGATTTGATTCCATGGGCGGCACCTATTGCTAAGGCATCGTATCGTCTTGCACcatctgagatgcaggagttatcctcgcagctccaggagctattggggaagggtttcattagaccgagtagcttgtcgtggggagcatcgatcctttttgtcaagaaaaaggatggttcacaccggatgtacaTCGACTGTCGGGACTTGAATaagttgacagtcaagaaccgttacccactaccgaggatcgacaatttgtttgatcagttacagggaacatcttggttttccaagattgatttgagatccgggtatcatcagatgagggtctgcgaggaagatatccagaagatggCGTTTtggacttgttatgggcattatgagtttgtggtgatgcctttcaagCTCACTAATGCACCGAcgcgttcatggaccttatgaatcgAGTGTATAGTCCCATGTTGGATCGGTTGgagatcgtgttcatcgatgatattttggtgtactcGAGGTCTAGGGAACGTCACGAGGAGCATCTTCGGGAGATTCTTGGGGTGTTGAGGACGGAGAGgctatatgccaaattctccaagtgtgatttttggttactaGAGTTCTAGTTTTTAGGACACcacgttaaccagaatgggattttggtcaacccgaccaagattgaggcagttatgcagtgggaTGTGTCGAGGtccccatccgagatcaggagttttctgggcctggcaggctactatcggaggtttatcatagatttttccaaaatttttgttCCTCTCATCAAATTGACCAGGAAGGGCGTTATTTTTgcttgggggcctgagcagcaggcatcattcaagactcttcgccagagattgtgcgaagctccagtgCTAGCTCTCccggagggagtagaggacttcgtagtctactgtgatgcatccatatcaGGAATTGGTGCTGTGTTGATGTAGAGAGGGAacatgatagcatatgcgtcgaggcagctgaagcgccacgagacgagatatcccaaccatgatttggagttgggggcggtggtattcaccctcaagatttggcgccactatctttatggtgtccgatgtactatatacatggaccataagagcctgagataccttatggatcaacacaacctgaatatgagacagggGAGGTGGTTGGAAgtagtgaaagactatgactaTGAGATTTTGTATCATCTGGGAAAAGCTAAGGCAGTAGCTGATACCCTGATTCATAGAGCAGTGAGTGCCCCGATTAGAaacgtgtgtatgaggatgacggtgataaCTCCAGTCctggataccatccgagaggcccaagCGGTGGTCATAAGACCAAAAATCCGTAAGAGAtagcgggtgatcgggcagatTTCGAGTTTGAGacggatagtcgggggcttacgACTTTTCATGGGCGAGTATGGGTGCCATATACGGGTGGAGCCCGACGGATTTTGATAGAGGAGGCACAAAGGTCGAGATTCTTGATCCAtcatggggccactaagatgtatttgggcttgaaaaaggattattggtggccctgcatgaagagagaTGTGGTATGGGTAGTCGAGAGATGTTTTACCTGTCGTAacgtcaaggcagagcaccagcgcCCCCATGGCCAtctgcaacctttggagattcccatgtggaaatggaaatagatttctatggattttatcaccaagttaccgaggactgcgaggggtgtcgatgcgatcTGGGTGATTGTAGATTGGTTGAAAAAGAGTTCTCACTTCCTGGCTATAAATGAGAGCTCTTCTACAGTGAAATTAACCGGGGTCTATGTTTGAAAggtggtggcacggcatggggtgccaacatcgatagtgtcagatcaTGATATACGTTTTatttctaggttctggaagaaatttcatgaggaattaggTGCCGACTACATTTCAGCACCGCATACCACCCgtagacggacgggcagagcgagcggacgattcagacactcgaggacatgctacgcgCATGTGTTATgaactttggtgggagttgggattcctacctgcccttggctgagttttcatacaacaacatccATCACTCCAGTATTgggatgcctccctttgagcttttatacggaaagaggtgtcggactcccatctgttagGGGGAGGTCGGGCAAAGagtgatggggagcactgagatagtgctcaagacgacatagCAAatccagcaggttagacagaggttgctaACGACCCAGAGTTGTTAGAAGAGTTACACATATCGAAGACGTTCTGAGCTAGATTTCCAGGTCGGCGATTTTGTCCTCctaaaggtatccccatggaaagagGTGATCCGATTCAAGAAGCGGGGCAATTTAGGCCCTAGATACATTGGTCCCTACAAAGTGATTGCTTAAATAGgtaaggtagcttatcggttagGGCTGTCtgaggagttgagccagattcatgacacaTTCCATATATCCCAGCTGAAGAAGTGTGTAGCCGACGTGACGACAGTATTCcctttagaagatattcaggtcgatgaacacctgaactacattgagaggttGGTGGCGATATTGGACAAGAATGTGAAGATCTTGAGAAATAAGGAGGTGCCCTTGGTTaaagttcagtggcaacaccagaGGGTATATGAGTGGAGTTGGGAGCTGGAGTCTGAGATGCGCGAGCAGTACCCATAGCTGTTTCCATAAAAtaactttgagggcgaagtctgattctagtaggggagaattgtaacatcccaactcccaggtataaaatttaattgttttatattcatattaaTACAGCAtcttgacgagttggaggccctaacttgtcgagtaggtacTGAGATGGTCGTATGAACTttagaaccaactcgacgagttggaggactcaactcgatgagttggagctgagtgtgaaaaccctaattttagggtttgcaccctatttaaaggaccttaagtcctctaCCCAACCTCCCTTATCACCTAATCACCCAGAgacaaaccctaatcgagctagCTTCCATTTTGAGAGTGGGTAAggctaagagtgtgtgttttggtgcattacTAGGAGAAACTCGAAGATCTAAGAGCTTGGAACGAGAACGATTCCATAGATCCATCATCCATTCAGTTGTAGCaaccatttgaaggtaaaaagtcactACATTGAtcacttgtttgttagatctccctattagagagtttatggccatttctAGCTTCTTCTTGAGTCATTCTTGGTTTTGAGCATGCTTTGAAGCTAAGACTTCGGGTCTGGACACTACTAGGCCCCTTAGGCCTAAGGACTCAAGTTTTATCAAGCTTTGGCTAACTTCCATGCCTTAAACCCCTTGTTGAGCCTTGTTTTGGAAAGATTAGCCCCTAGacgccatgcatggatgtaaagcttgcagctttacgtggtatctcatcCCTAAAAgactagatctatagtttggagctttGGGTTCGCTTAaaagcgtctgaatgagaaaagggctgacggaactcgacgagttggttagggttttaccCGATATTCTGGACACTGTGCAACCTTGACGAGTTGGcgagacaactcggcgagttgactcgaaCTTTCCTGATTTTCGGAGAAcagaaggaacttgacgagtcgtataaatgcactcgacgagttgagtcaacatggtTTGTtaacttccgttgacttttagggttttgtcaaGTTGTGGACTTCGAAGGCcatgaaggggtaaaatggtcttttacccttctgagatttAGAAGAGGAATTAGCCTAAAATCTTTGGGGGTTGTTAATATCAATTATTAATTAGAGATTATTGTGATATCTGATAGGTGAAGTCTAGACCGGAAGTCCGAGTGCGAGACATACTTTgctttacttacgaggtgagtcttctcactatacttacccgaGTGGTAATTATTGTGTGACCGCAGGGTCTTATTTGTGTtactgaccggagggtcttatgtgcttatactgagatatgtgatagtatgcattctgtctttgtgatttatgttgtatattattttgTGCATTATTAagataggaccagagggtccaaaccgagtcgtgagaccagagggtcttcactgagatacgggactggagggtccaacccaaGCTATGGGACcaaagggtcttcactgagacataTGACCgaagggtccttatcgagatatagtcatgagaggctaattatttgtgtatggtattttggggaactcactaagcttcgtgcttataatgttgtgtgatatgtgtttcaaataCATCTCaagatcacgggaaggcgtcagcatgattgtacacaccaactggttgatttgtgttttgaggattctgggatatttgACAAACGATTTTCATGTCTTGtgtttaaaacatttataaattgAGTACGAGAGATGTTAAACTATGTTTTGTgtgaaattaaaaatgaaaattttatttgaaaaattagaGTGTTACACTTACCTAGAAGTGCACATTTACCGATTTTAACTATTTCAGTTTTTAACAAAACTTGTTTGATGTTTAACTAAATTTTTCTACAATGGTTTCGATTTTAATCAGTTTGGTTTTTTCGGTTTTTTGAAGTGAATTTGAGTTTCTAAAAAAAATCGGTtaaaaacccaacaaaaaaaaaaaaaaaaaaaaaaaaaaaaaaaaaaaaaaaaaaactggtttCAGATATTTATTAATCAGTTTTGGAAAAAACTGGTTCTCAAAAAacctttttagttttttttgtagGTTAAAAAAACAGTTTGTATGTGCATCTCTACTCTTCCCAAAGTAAGGATACCAAGAGTAAAAGTTTAAGTTTCTCATAATCGGTGTTCTTATATTCTCCTATATAGGAGATCTAAGTCTTGTATATAAAATGTCTTAACCACACAAGTTTAAACTCACCTAAAACATGAATACACATGATCatgataaaaaaattcaaatgtATCTTAAAATACTGCAAATTATATAAAAGAAACTCCATTTTAAAAGTCATTCTAAAAAATGCCATTAAAGcattatcaaaacatttgaaTGAAAAGAATGCCACAAATAATTATACATATAGTATCAAAGCATGGGTATACATATAGTTTTACACACTATTGAAGAAAAATGTCCAACTACATCATTATATTTGGGGGTAACTAGTAAGTGTTCAAATGTACACTAACATCCAATAAGCTCTTCGAGATATAAGAATTGTTCAGGGACACCTATAAATGTTCAATTATGTAAAATACCATACTTAATCAGCTCAACTACTTAACTTCTGTTCACATACACTTAATGACACTCATATACCTCTTAAACTATCATAATAGAAGTTTGATGAATGCAAGTAAAAATGAGTGCCCATATCGTTTGTACTACTGTCCTCTTATTTAGCCTTGTTTTCATGTTTGTCCATATCGTTTGTACTACTGTCCTCTTGTTTACCCTTGTTTTCATGTCTGTCCTTAATAGGATCGAATTATAACACATGTATATGTACACACATGACCAACGAATCAATGCTCCTTTATGTCACAAAAAAACAATTTACATCTCTCTGTAATAAATATGTTTTGTATCCTAAGAAATTTATGTATTAACAATCTAGTTTGATTTTAATCATTTTGAAGCTCCAATTCTTTTTCCATTCTAAAAAACGATTCTAAAGTATTTTTGACTAGTAAAAACAAAATTCATGACACCACATACGCCTCATTATAATAATACagtaaactaaaaaaaaaaaaaaaaaaaaaaaaaaaaaacatcaccaAAAACATAATCTACAATCAaccatatatattaaatattatataggCAAATTCAAGAAACTTTATGAATTCAAATCAATATCTACCAACCTAGAAATAATATATATGGAGTGGATTATGTGTAGCACTTTTATCTTCATACCTATTTACAaatatttttataagaaaaaaaaaacatatattatgTTTTAGGGGGCAGGGGCAGTGGTGGCTGTGACTTGGGCTTTCTATACAAACTGCCCGAAGCAGAACCAGAACCATGAAGATCAGAATGTTGGGCAGGGGCAGGGGCAGGGGCAGTTGTGGCAGATTGAGATAATGGCTGAAAATTTGTATTACCAACAAACCAGTAAAGTGCCCATTTTAAATTACAGAGTGTATACTTCAAAGCTTTTGTCCAATTCTCTGGTTTGTTAAAGCTCTGTGTGATCGAATAGCTTTCCACTTTGTCATTCTCAATCCTGTTGTTACCACCATtcaccaaaaatatatataaatataaatataaatataagagactaaatgaccattttacccttgcttACTTGTACGGAAGCTTGAAACATTTATCAGGTGGGATGTTGTTTTCTTTATCTTTAGAGTTTGCAAATTCTGCAAAGTCTTTAAGGCAGCTCAAGAACAATGTCATTGCCTTGTCATATCGTGTGCTCCAAAACAAATTCACCGGACCAAACCTATTAACAAAATGACACGTCAGCAGTAAATTACATGTGGACAATGGACATGGCAACAAAACACTTGTGCCATGTCATCAAGATTCACATCAGGTCAACAGCAATGGGTAATTTTTATATAGAAAGTAAATTGGTATTTTCTGCATTTAGCCcaaaaaaaaagagtaaattacacgaatggtccctatggtttagggtaatttgcgtgtttggtccctaacttatttttttttaactcagaaggtccctactgtttgtttttgttacatgtttggtccctgtcttacctaaaaagactattttgccctttattttttaatttatttaaataaacacacccccatcaccttaccttacctaccccacaatttttccctatttaaataatagtctttttaggtaaggcagggaccaaacgcgtaacaaaaacaaatagtaggaacCACGCGCATAACAAAATCAAAtattagggaccttccgagttaaaaaaataagttagggaccaaacgcataaattaccccaaaccataggtaccattcgtgtaatttactcaaataaAGACTTACAGCTCATAGGTATTGTTGCTGCTATCCATTATTCGAGGGTAACTTCCCATAGAAAGGATTTTTATTCGGTATCTGTTCAAAAACATATTAAGGAGGGATATATCGTATCAAAAAGATaacatttattttatataattacaaaaaataaataattaaaggaTACTGAAACTTTGGTCTGAAATATTGAGCCATTGTGTGAAGCAAAAGGCAAGCCTGTCCCCATGCAGCATTTATCTCATCCCACTCAACCTATTTCCACACCCATCATTTTGCAAACCATAAATTTAATTGCAGAAAATAGAAaaagtattatttatattaaGAGTATTTAAGTTATAAGAAGCAACAGACCGGAATTTTAGGAAGTCTCCCCAATCTGAAATTGTTGATTGTTCCAAATTCTCCATCATACCAAATTGGAAACGCATCATTCAAAACATTAGTCCTCTTTAAAAGTTCTAAATGTGCTTGTGAAACTTCAATTTTTGCCAATATCGCATCTCTCTCTTCCTGTTACATAAAAGATTTTAAAATGTAAAGTTTAACATTAcacaaaaagagactaattattGAACTCACCTGATGAGATATCAACTGAAACTGGAAATTATTGAACTCGTGCCAATATCTGATAACAAACATTTCAAAAAACAGTTGCTAAATCCTTCAAATACGTGAAGTAATTGACTTCTTACATATTATGTCAAAAGTAACTTACCTTTCTTCCAACTCTTTGAATCGATTAGATTTGAGTTCGAGTTCCTTCAATTCACCAGTTACTTCGGTGCACTCTTTTTCTGTTTCTTGAATTGCTGCTTCAAGTTtacgttcttcttcttctatctTCAATATCATTTAAAACAAAGAGGATACAGATACTTTAATACTGCTTTGTTACGATTTATGAAAAATAAACTTGAATGTCTTTCTGTGTAATGTATTTACCTTTAGTTTCTCCCTTAAAAAGTCAGCTTCACTAAGAACATTCCTAGGTTCTCCCTCTAAGCGCTGAAGGCAAGCTTCATATGATTTTATGTCGCTATTCACTTCTTCAACCTCTTTATCAAGTTTATCAGATAACACCCTCATGCATTCCAGGCATAAAGGTTGTTCAACCTGTGTTTGTGTTGTGGCTATCTCAAATGCACGTTTCAAGACAGTTATGGTTGAGTGGAAACCAGAGTTGTTTGATTGTGTAGGAGCAGAATTGGATCCACCTTCATGTGAATGAACATGGGTCCCACCTCCATCAGCTGCAGGGTCGGATTTGTACACAGAGGCAGCAGGTGGAGGTAATACCACGAATGATTCTTCCATGGTTTTTCCAGACTGAGTTGAATCAGGATTCATGGCTCCATTACGTGGACGAGGTGGAACACCCGATGATTGGTTCCTTTGTTTTGGCAATACAACAAATGATTGATCCATTCGTGTGCCTAACACACTGCCTGCTCCATGCATCGAAGAGCCCTGCATCCCTGAATGTTTCAACTCATGTTAATTGAAATTTCATAAAACTCAAAACGAAACATGAATAATTTCCTGAACTTCTAGCTTAAGGTGTTTCACAGGGTAATTGCTACTCAATTGAATCAAAAGCTCACGCTCGAGCTGCATTGCTTTAGTAATTGTTCTCCAACAATGATTCATAATTTCACGATTCTAGTAATCAAATAGTAAAATTGGGAGGGGAGGTGGGAAACCCTAACCGGATCGGTAAGTGGAAGAGTCATTGAAGAATTTATCAGGGTAAGAATCAACGCCGGTGATGGAGAGACTGTGACGGCAGTTCTGGCAGACCCACCGTGGAAGATTCGGATCAACTGGCAAGGCCCGAGTCTTATCCGACACCATATTGTTATTGCTGTTGTTCTTCATATCATCTCTGTTGAATTTCTTCCGATtacatatgtatgtgtgtttcgCGAAGAGATTTGGGATACTTTATAAGAATTAGGAGTTCAAAGATCGATAGGATAAAAGTAAATCCAATTTTGGGGATAAACCCGTAGACTGTTGCTGTTAGCCTGTTACGATTGAAGATGTGAATTTCTTATTTAAACCTTCTACTAAATTATTTGACAACTATGCCCTCTTTTTCCTTGGAAAATTGCATTTTCTCCAACACCAATAATATGGATGATCATATGTTTTAAAGGTGAAGTTCTAATGATTAGTTTTGCAATGTTAATAGATTTGATTTAATTTTGATTCTAACATAAACCAACTAAATTTTATAGATATCTATAATAAATGTACACTAACATTGACTTTAAAGGTAAATTTGATAACATTATAATAAATTTTATGTAACCTTATATCAAGTTTGTTATGAAAATACCAAACTGACCTAACATATAAAATATAGGGTTATTTTTTAGCACCATAAACTATCAATTATATCCTTATTTGTTCAGTAAACTTATTTTTTACGATTATGGTCCTTAAAATAGCATTTGACTTATTAAATAAGACATGTAAGATATTTCTTCCCAGTTAATCAGTTGCAGTGCTTAGGTGGACCTGATTTTACTCTTGTCTACATAAGAGACACATCGACTAGGCTTCTTATACGCATCTCCCAACCCTACCGGacatgtaacaccctgtttcgggTTGTTTCATAATTCGGGGTCGTACCCAAAGTATCATAAGGCTTCGCGTCTTGGGAAAGAGAGGTTTAGACCGATTTAGTGGTAGATAATATAGGTTGTGGGTACTGAGTAttaggtttgtgttttggagcccaagggtataacagTAAAGTGATGGTGCGGGCTTTTCATGAAATTGGATTTAAGTTTGGAAGGTTTTAAGGAAAAGGAGAGTTGATAAGAttgtagagcttctcattacctttccgtagatataaagatCATTGAAAATAGAGTTGGGACGCAAAAGTTATGGTCATCGGAAGATAGATCGATAAAGAGCATgttgtgtacgttgggcgtacatggctAGAGTAATCATGAAGGCTCCTTAACGTATGACGAACGTACACGACTCAGTCTCAAagcctaatttagggtcttggaccttatttaaaggccttaactcaTTCTCAAACCCTCTTATCTTCAGCCTACATCCCATTAAACCTAAATATGAAACCTTAGCTTGTTtttagtgttcttgagctttagTGGTTAACCTTTGATATTTTTGCTCACTTTGAAGAGGAAGTAGCTTGGTCTTCAATCATTGGTTGGAgtgtaactcatagatccagagTCTTCATCCATTTTGCtagcatttgaaggtataaagtttctaacttgatGGCTCTATGTGTTAGATCTAGTCTAGGGCTTGTTTTGGgcattgttgggttttggtataatacaacatcctatggtgcacatacaaccctaaataccttggatctatgttttcactaattatacatgaaaatggtttccaaggtattaattttacaactagcatgcatttaacataaacaatataagatactagttagcataacataccttttgatggagcttgatgtcttggtgtatttggccttaaagagcttagccccaatagtgtggaagcctcaagtgggatcacaacacatcatggacaaaggatgaacttgagagagaattccatgcacacaaaagacaccatgaactccaagaagtTACAAGTGGCGATGTTGGCAATaaagtatctatttatatgtgggatttctagggtcatggatataacccaaatccatacacaTGGGTTTTTATGATCCATGTTTCATGTGGCCCaaatctttatgtatccatacataaacttggtccaacatggatcataagcccaacacatataaatataactaattatcataattagtcctcatggatttaattagtctcttttgaccactaaattagttccaaattaattcttgatcaacactaattaaaacatatgatttcatattaatatattataacttataatatattaataaaacataaataaccttctctcaaaagtccatcctaacaaatcgtcctgatgatatgcaacccaaatgggaccatgctactctcgggtcaaatacataccaataatagttatgggcttagacacctaatccaacagtctcccacttggataagtctaaaactattattcaagtatgactccaagatcccaaCTAGcagtcgtagctcttaaaagccgttgtcgaactctgaacaaatcattgacatgtccattagataagggatcatatattcctccattctagatatcatatggactgagacatggattataatcattctctctgtccatttgttttttcccgattcccgatttatgacgactgactaattgaacaaatcaaatcagtccaggcccggccatgcacttacgtttgtcatcaccaaatcatcgagggggccacatatatcacttttatccctccaagggtaaaaggaatggataaactttgactcatatgcttgttctagtACTTGTTtaatcatacataaaggcacgttttataacatcgagttaccaaatgcgtttacgtgcaatcaatgtataaccaactcataggcaacaagacatatctctaggtttgaagaatataagatattatcgtctcatgatcacttgtgataaaatccatgaagtgattcaaatgagcgtgggttgaatccaatactcgaatccctattccaggagtactcatgaatgtcgTAGTAACTCTTACgatgtccactaccttggacatctacaaacccgattcatgacagtcttgccttaatacctacttccaacgtattatcgactgtggatggtttgaataacttagtcattcggaaagaataacctagctattttggaagtcaaaacatgcaaaatgaaacacaagaataatactaatcctctatggtcccaagcacctttgagagaaaatagaacaccttttatttaaacaccatattgattactcattattcattatataatgtttcaaataatcaactttatacttgaatcaaaacaa includes:
- the LOC111876017 gene encoding beclin-1-like protein, whose translation is MKNNSNNNMVSDKTRALPVDPNLPRWVCQNCRHSLSITGVDSYPDKFFNDSSTYRSGMQGSSMHGAGSVLGTRMDQSFVVLPKQRNQSSGVPPRPRNGAMNPDSTQSGKTMEESFVVLPPPAASVYKSDPAADGGGTHVHSHEGGSNSAPTQSNNSGFHSTITVLKRAFEIATTQTQVEQPLCLECMRVLSDKLDKEVEEVNSDIKSYEACLQRLEGEPRNVLSEADFLREKLKIEEEERKLEAAIQETEKECTEVTGELKELELKSNRFKELEERYWHEFNNFQFQLISHQEERDAILAKIEVSQAHLELLKRTNVLNDAFPIWYDGEFGTINNFRLGRLPKIPVEWDEINAAWGQACLLLHTMAQYFRPKFQYRIKILSMGSYPRIMDSSNNTYELFGPVNLFWSTRYDKAMTLFLSCLKDFAEFANSKDKENNIPPDKCFKLPYKIENDKVESYSITQSFNKPENWTKALKYTLCNLKWALYWFVGNTNFQPLSQSATTAPAPAPAQHSDLHGSGSASGSLYRKPKSQPPLPLPPKT